In Tubulanus polymorphus chromosome 2, tnTubPoly1.2, whole genome shotgun sequence, a single window of DNA contains:
- the LOC141899978 gene encoding leucine-rich repeat-containing protein 4C-like, with translation MNVEAWCLLLLFHISHLIVAVSAACPRVCFCNSESKIIYCSRKNLKHIPRGIPKNTKALNLNENNFQISTLRRRNFTAYLNLEQIFLSECGISAIEVGTFIDLGNLRWLDLSKNRIKDLQDFTFRGLSLLHLFLNGNKGIVIHDDSFNLLRTEGLYLERCGLTEITSRQLKPLNGSLNNLWLDYNQIKRFRPNILDIFSYLEHVRVNDNPFHCNCRLTWFKEFYDKNRKLFGSASTNPRCATPIRIKNKHFDKLSLGDFRCEPPIFNDVDILFSNNNGIVSCSAMADPPPTIQWTKPDGRVKIFPPPVSEGSFKTDAIMRISHEDDGVHSGSYVCLASNSAGNVTLKINVSWPKIEHTTVVRYIEAIAETPDGEEEFGRVTKQLINPALTTSPSPLPTTPLSKVITDISTMYGPTYVISTDRTFSMLELVGAILGTFSLTVIMCLITFYLCLKIRRDRSAADHLPPNVGGLYALPPNCGQPAAKENLYLDTKVDDDDLYMGINDVQT, from the coding sequence ATGAACGTCGAAGCGTGGTGTCtacttttattatttcatatcagTCACCTGATAGTTGCCGTGTCAGCTGCATGTCCTCGGGTCTGTTTCTGTAATTCGGAGTCGAAAATCATTTACTGTTCGCGCAAAAATCTGAAACACATTCCACGGGGCATCCCGAAAAACACCAAAGCGTTAAATTTGAATGAGAACAATTTCCAGATAAGTACTCTCCGGAGGCGCAATTTCACCGCCTACCTTAACTTGGAGCAGATCTTTCTGAGCGAATGCGGAATCAGCGCCATCGAAGTGGGCACCTTCATCGACCTAGGAAACCTACGATGGCTAGATTTGAGTAAAAACCGAATTAAAGATTTGCAGGACTTCACGTTTCGTGGATTGAGTTTGCttcatttgtttttgaacGGCAACAAAGGAATTGTCATTCACGACGATTCGTTTAATCTACTACGTACGGAGGGACTTTATCTCGAAAGATGCGGATTAACGGAAATCACCAGTCGCCAATTGAAACCGCTAAACGGTAGCTTGAACAACCTATGGCTTGATTATAATCAGATAAAGAGATTTCGTCCGAATATTCTGgatatatttagttatcttgaACATGTGCGCGTGAACGATAACCCCTTTCATTGTAACTGTCGTCTGACGTGGTTCAAAGAATTCTACGACAAAAATCGCAAGTTGTTCGGAAGCGCGAGTACGAACCCGCGCTGCGCTACGCCTATTCGTATCAAGAATAAACATTTCGACAAACTTTCCCTCGGTGATTTTCGTTGCGAACCACCGATTTTCAATGACGTTGATATTCTATTTTCGAACAATAACGGGATAGTTAGTTGCAGCGCGATGGCCGATCCGCCGCCCACTATACAGTGGACTAAACCGGACGGGAGAGTTAAAATATTCCCGCCGCCGGTAAGCGAGGGTTCGTTTAAAACGGACGCTATCATGAGAATATCTCACGAAGACGATGGCGTACATTCGGGAAGTTATGTTTGCTTGGCTTCCAATTCGGCGGGAAACGTCACGCTGAAAATCAACGTTTCGTGGCCGAAAATTGAACACACGACCGTCGTTCGGTACATTGAGGCGATCGCCGAAACGCCCGATGGCGAGGAAGAATTCGGGCGCGTTACGAAACAATTAATCAATCCCGCGCTGACGACATCACCGTCTCCCCTTCCAACCACGCCACTCTCTAAGGTTATAACCGACATTTCCACCATGTACGGACCGACTTACGTAATATCAACTGATCGGACGTTCTCAATGCTCGAACTCGTTGGTGCTATCCTCGGTACGTTTTCATTGACTGTTATCATGTGCTTAATTACGTTTTATCTCTGCTTGAAAATCCGTCGCGATCGTTCGGCTGCCGACCACCTGCCACCGAACGTCGGTGGACTTTACGCCCTGCCGCCGAATTGCGGACAACCCGCGGCTAAGGAGAACTTGTACCTGGACACGAaagtcgacgacgacgatctATATATGGGAATAAATGATGTACAAACGTGA
- the LOC141899817 gene encoding WD repeat-containing protein 88-like, with protein sequence MAHPDNNIDPIAVEITNEMNREAMNERRRLLKLQRESKRQHQQQQQKNQGSSEGNDENKDTSLSQVKIRVYTGHKDGIKTCQLCFNDQRIFTSSFDKSVKLWDFHTGSIIRSYEGGHDMYINAAHMNPGNDRFVTAGWDKVLHLWDVETGNILWSDEHNGIVTSCKFSNDGKYVVSASDLDYKVKMFDTRLGAEPIHEIKNLHLSSVTSCGFSPKDDRIVTSSMDKTTKFWDIRSCQNTISLQGHDNVISDWSLRQDERSLATASWDKKIQVWDISTGMYRSEGPVTLKKGHEGCVSCCEFSSDGMLLVSASYDQSVVVWDMENNMMKLKLQGHTDWVEDVCLSRDQKWIVTCSKDRTLRLWDIENTESLPVVLENKKSIGLKISTCHECGKPFSMSQAESDHITLCVFCRLELRQKKSNRKPKLPMK encoded by the coding sequence ATGGCTCATCCGGACAATAATATCGATCCGATAGCTGTGGAAATCACGAACGAAATGAACAGAGAAGCTATGAATGAACGAAGACGACTATTAAAATTGCAAAGAGAGTCAAAACGTCAacatcaacagcagcagcagaagaatCAGGGTTCCTCAGAaggaaatgatgaaaataaagacaCTTCTCTATCACAAGTGAAAATACGAGTCTACACAGGCCACAAAGACGGAATCAAAACGTGTCAGCTATGCTTCAACGATCAGAGAATCTTTACGTCATCTTTCGATAAATCTGTAAAGTTGTGGGACTTCCATACGGGAAGCATTATTCGATCGTACGAAGGAGGACACGATATGTACATCAACGCGGCTCATATGAATCCGGGAAATGATCGCTTCGTCACGGCTGGCTGGGATAAAGTATTACATCTGTGGGACGTTGAGACGGGCAATATTTTATGGTCGGACGAACACAACGGAATCGTTACGTCGTGTAAATTTTCCAACGACGGAAAATACGTCGTTTCCGCTTCGGATTTGGATTATAAAGTAAAGATGTTCGACACGAGGCTCGGCGCGGAACCGATTCACGAGATTAAGAATCTACATCTGAGTTCGGTAACGAGCTGCGGATTCAGCCCGAAAGACGATCGAATAGTCACATCCTCGATGGACAAGACGACCAAATTCTGGGACATCAGGTCCTGTCAGAACACGATATCGTTACAAGGACACGATAACGTCATCAGCGATTGGAGTTTGCGGCAGGACGAACGAAGCCTCGCGACGGCGTCCTGGGATAAAAAGATACAAGTTTGGGATATATCGACGGGAATGTACCGATCCGAAGGGCCGGTTACTTTGAAGAAAGGGCACGAAGGGTGCGTGAGTTGTTGCGAATTTAGCTCCGATGGAATGCTTCTTGTGTCAGCTTCTTACGACCAGAGCGTCGTCGTTTGGGATATGGAAAATAatatgatgaaattgaaactgCAAGGACACACCGACTGGGTCGAGGACGTATGTCTGAGCAGGGATCAAAAATGGATCGTCACTTGCTCGAAAGACCGGACGCTTCGTTTGTGGGATATTGAAAATACCGAGAGCTTACCGGTCGTTTTGGAAAATAAGAAAAGTATCGGTTTAAAGATCAGCACTTGTCACGAATGTGGTAAACCGTTTTCGATGTCGCAAGCGGAGTCTGATCATATCACGCTGTGCGTTTTCTGTCGTCTAGAATTACGCCAAAAGAAGTCTAATCGAAAACCGAAACTGCCcatgaaatga